Proteins from a genomic interval of Lolium perenne isolate Kyuss_39 chromosome 1, Kyuss_2.0, whole genome shotgun sequence:
- the LOC127323579 gene encoding alpha-mannosidase yields the protein MAAAASVLALLVLAAAAAREADGYVPYNTSAGTVAGVLNVHLVPHSHDDVGWLKTVDQYFVGSNNSIQGACVMNTLDSVVDALARDPGRKFVVAEQAFFQRWWVEKSPKIQAIVHKLVESGQLEFINGGWCMHDEAATHYIDMIDQTTLGHRVIKQQFNKTPRAGWQIDPFGHSAVQSYLLGAELGFDSMHFARIDYQDRAVRKGDKGLEVIWRGSRTFGSSSQIFTNAFPVHYSPPSGFGFEVLDDITPVQDDLLLFDYNVEQRVNDFVSAAIAQANVTRTNHIMWTMGDDFNYQYAESWFRNMDKLIHYVNKDGRVHALYSTPSIYTDAKHSSNESWPLKQDDYFPYADSTNAYWTGYFTSRPTFKRYVRTLSGYYLAARQIEFLVGGLFTSSLEDAMGIAQHHDAVSGTAKQHTTDDYSKRLALGASQVEKSLNTALDCLTSSKGTCRSPPVKFSQCQLLNISYCPSTEEQISGGKSLVIVAYNPLGWEHSDYIRVPVNDVHLVVKSSDGSVVDSQLVEVDTVTDNLRKLYVKAYLGINTDKPPKYWLVFQASVPPMGWNTYFVSKPTGTGSNKMGSVSAISSPNNGTVEVGPGPLKMTFSSASGQLTRIFNSISGVDLPIQQSFLWYGSSTGDAMDSQASGAYIFRPDGATPTAVSRLVSLKVIRGPLVDEVHQQFSSWISQVTRLYKDKDHAEVEYTIGPIPVDDGIGKEVITRLTANMVTNSTFYTDSNGRDFLKRVRNYREDWDLQVTQPVAGNYYPVNLGMYVADGKYELSVLVDRSVGASSIQDGQIEIMLHRRILHDDGRGVGEPLDEVVCVDNKCDGLTAKGTYYVNVNKLGHGAHWRRVTGQEVYSPFLLGFAHEDESSWKSYSIAKGSIMDANYSLPHNVAIITLQNIDDGTTLLRLAHLFQAAEDPQNSVMAKVELKKLFGKRTIKQLTETNLSANQKKSEMRKLNWRVVGDTESVPAPIVGGPVDSQALVVELGPMEIRTFSLKF from the exons atggcggcggcggcgtcggtgCTGGCGCTGCTTGTGCtcgccgcggcggcggcgagggaggccGACGGGTACGTGCCGTACAACACGAGCGCAGGGACGGTGGCCGGGGTGCTGAACGTGCACCTGGTGCCGCACTCCCACGACGACGTCGGCTGGCTCAAGACCGTCGACCAGTACTTCGTCGGATCCAACAACTCCATCCAG GGCGCGTGCGTGATGAACACGCTGGACTCCGTGGTGGACGCGCTGGCCAGGGACCCCGGCCGCAAGTTCGTCGTCGCCGAGCAG GCTTTCTTCCAAAGGTGGTGGGTGGAAAAAAGCCCAAAAATCCAGGCCATAGTCCACAAGCTAGTTGAGTCTGGTCAACTCGAGTTCAT AAATGGTGGTTGGTGTATGCATGATGAAGCTGCTACTCATTATATTGACATGATTGATCAGACCACACTTGGTCACCGGGTGATTAAACAACAATTCAACAAGACTCCAAGAGCTGGCTGGCAAATCGATCCTTTTGGTCATTCTGCAGTTCAGTCTTACTTGCTTGGAGCAGAG CTTGGTTTTGATTctatgcactttgcaagaatcgaCTACCAAGATAGAGCAGTGCGTAAAGGAGATAAAGGCCTGGAAGTTATATGGCGGGGCTCAAGAACTTTTGGTTCATCTTCTCAG ATCTTTACAAATGCATTTCCTGTCCATTATAGCCCTCCTAGTGGCTTTGGTTTTGAAGTTTTGGATGACATCACGCCTGTTCAG GACGACCTGTTGCTGTTTGACTATAATGTTGAACAACGTGTTAATGATTTTGTTTCTGCAGCCATAGCACAG GCAAACGTTACACGTACAAACCACATAATGTGGACCATGGGCGATGATTTTAATTACCAGTATGCTGAATCTTGGTTCCGGAATATGGATAAACTTATCCATTACGTGAACAAG GATGGCAGAGTGCATGCGCTGTATTCTACTCCATCCATTTACACAGATGCAAAACATTCATCAAACGAATCTTGGCCACTCAAACAAGATGATTATTTCCC ATATGCTGATTCAACAAATGCTTACTGGACTGGGTATTTTACAAGCCGCCCGACTTTCAAGCGATATGTTCGAACACTCAGCGGATATTACCTg GCTGCACGCCAAATAGAATTTTTGGTGGGAGGATTGTTTACTTCGAGCTTGGAGGACGCAATGGGAATCGCCCAGCATCATGATGCAGTCTCAGGAACGGCAAAACAACACACAACTGATGATTACTCGAAACGCCTTGCTCTTGGAGCATCCCAG GTCGAGAAAAGTCTAAATACTGCTTTGGATTGTCTGACAAGCTCTAAAGGAACATGTAGGTCTCCACCAGTAAAGTTTAGTCAG TGCCAACTGCTCAATATAAGCTACTGCCCTTCAACTGAGGAACAAATTTCAGGAGGAAAGAGTTTA GTTATAGTTGCTTACAATCCTCTTGGATGGGAACATAGTGACTACATACGGGTTCCA GTCAATGATGTACATCTAGTCGTAAAAAGCTCTGATGGAAGTGTTGTCGATTCACAACTAGTTGAGGTTGATACTGTGACAGACAATTTAAGGAAGTTGTATGTGAAGGCTTATCTTGGAATCAACACAGACAAACCCCCCAAGTATTGGCTAGTATTTCAAGCTTCTGTGCCACCAATGGGATGGAATACGTACTTCGTTTCGAAACCCACGGGGACAG GATCCAATAAAATGGGGTCCGTCTCAGCTATCAGTTCTCCAAACAATGGCACAGTTGAAGTTGGACCAGGGCCTCTAAAGATGACATTTTCGTCAGCATCTGGACAATTGACGCGGATATTCAATTCTATCTCAGGA GTGGATTTACCAATTCAACAGAGCTTTCTTTGGTATGGTTCAAGCACCGGTGATGCCATGGATTCACAG GCATCTGGAGCTTATATTTTTAGACCAGATGGGGCTACACCTACTGCTGTTTCAAGATTG GTATCGCTGAAAGTCATCCGTGGACCTTTGGTTGATGAAGTCCACCAGCAATTCAGCTCATGGATTTCTCAG GTTACACGACTCTACAAGGATAAGGATCATGCTGAAGTAGAATACACG ATTGGGCCAATCCCGGTCGACGATGGAATAGGAAAGGAGGTCATCACGCGACTGACAGCAAATATGGTCACAAACAGCACTTTTTATACAGATTCTAATGGAAGAGATTTCCTCAAGAGG GTGAGAAACTACAGGGAAGATTGGGATCTTCAGGTGACTCAGCCAGTTGCAGGAAACTACTATCCG GTCAATCTAGGGATGTATGTAGCAGATGGGAAATATGAACTATCTGTCCTTGTTGATCGTTCTGTTGGAGCATCAAGTATTCAGGATGGCCAAATAGAAATTATGCTCCACAG GCGTATACTTCATGATGATGGCAGAGGTGTAGGGGAGCCACTCGACGAAGTTGTTTGCGTCGATAATAAATGTGATGGGCTTACG GCTAAGGGTACTTATTATGTAAATGTCAACAAGCTTGGACATGGAGCCCACTGGCGACGGGTAACTGGGCAAGAAGTTTATTCACCCTTTCTTCTTGGTTTCGCTCATGAG GACGAGAGCAGTTGGAAATCCTACAGTATTGCGAAAGGCAGCATCATGGATGCAAATTATAGTCTTCCTCATAACGTCGCGATTATCACCTTGCAG AATATTGACGATGGTACCACGCTCCTCCGGTTGGCACATTTGTTTCAG GCTGCAGAGGACCCGCAGAACTCAGTGATGGCAAAAGTAGAACTGAAGAAACTGTTTGGAAAGAGAACT ATCAAGCAATTGACTGAAACTAACCTGTCCGCCAATCAAAAGAAGTCGGAGATGAGAAAGCTCAACTGGAGGGTTGTGGGAGACACTGAAAGTGTCCCTGCCCCAATAGTTGGTGGACCAGTTGACAGTCAAGCCCTTGTTGTTGAGCTGGGACCCATGGAGATACGCACATTCTCACTGAAATTCTGA